From one Gossypium hirsutum isolate 1008001.06 chromosome D08, Gossypium_hirsutum_v2.1, whole genome shotgun sequence genomic stretch:
- the LOC107908911 gene encoding uncharacterized protein produces MMSQGQGLRLISYQSRPNVSHPFLLTAHTLQPSRSWNHFSFKTPGMPKPFHLQLPLPLPSHNSHQTQTGTQDDGIPIDDVKVIAKFKTRYNYIRVLQVSRRADHPFAGSRLLLLDSPGNIHSISFLFKSLTNTYFDVFATLPPILPPGAVGILGFGAGSTARLMLELYPDLIIHGWELDPSVVAVGREYFGLEKLEKQYPNRLFISIGNGLKASIRNGFAGILVDLFSKGSLIPELQEPSTWHKLRKSLRKGGRIMVNVGGSCVEAEDEGRNGKMVMEETLKAMHRVFGDKLFVLNLRNRKDDDSSLALTGELAVPDRDAWKKALPHSLKGYIDMWAPYQG; encoded by the coding sequence ATGATGTCCCAAGGCCAAGGCCTAAGGTTAATTTCCTACCAAAGTCGACCCAACGTCTCACACCCATTTCTATTAACTGCCCACACTCTCCAACCTTCCCGGTCATGGAACCATTTCTCTTTCAAAACACCTGGAATGCCAAAACCATTCCATCTCCAACTCCCACTCCCTCTACCGTCCCACAACTCCCACCAAACCCAAACAGGGACCCAAGACGACGGCATCCCCATCGACGACGTCAAAGTCATCGCCAAATTCAAAACCAGGTATAACTATATCCGCGTTCTCCAAGTTTCTCGAAGGGCCGACCACCCTTTCGCCGGCTCTAGGCTCCTCCTCCTTGATTCCCCTGGAAACATCCACAGCATTTCTTTCCTCTTCAAATCACTCACCAACACTTATTTCGACGTTTTCGCCACTCTGCCTCCCATTTTACCCCCTGGAGCCGTTGGCATTCTCGGCTTCGGGGCGGGCTCCACGGCTCGCCTGATGCTTGAATTATACCCAGATTTGATAATCCACGGATGGGAACTTGACCCATCTGTGGTTGCAGTTGGAAGAGAATATTTTGgccttgaaaagcttgaaaaacAATACCCAAATAGACTTTTCATTTCCATTGGAAACGGATTGAAAGCTAGCATTAGAAACGGGTTTGCAGGTATTTTAGTGGATTTATTCAGTAAAGGTAGTTTGATACCAGAGCTTCAGGAACCAAGCACGTGGCACAAGTTAAGGAAGAGCCTGAGAAAAGGCGGGAGAATCATGGTGAATGTAGGGGGTAGTTGCGTGGAGGCTGAGGATGAAGGCAGAAATGGGAAGATGGTGATGGAAGAGACATTGAAGGCCATGCATAGGGTTTTTGGCGACAAGCTTTTTGTATTGAATCTTCGGAACCGAAAGGATGATGATAGTTCCCTCGCTTTAACTGGCGAATTGGCGGTGCCGGATCGTGATGCCTGGAAGAAGGCGCTTCCGCATTCTTTAAAGGGTTACATTGATATGTGGGCTCCATATCAGGGCTGA